From Pyrenophora tritici-repentis strain M4 chromosome 1, whole genome shotgun sequence, the proteins below share one genomic window:
- a CDS encoding Afi1 domain containing protein: MEKFKNKFLSSHRRSRREEEMEKLREPKMSPIATGGFKYWAVAFIVCNFNVDIGPEIEILYPPDVPFATADLSAICFNSFPEQQNTETAEDLAYDFAITNNSPDIKLTSPNAPHGSSDTLYGSCIFRQEFDDTMKRSFNQRTLVLISHHNFTAFHHRLLRKMTETGHISDPSTIEAAYSQMNTWHPPALGHHDLPFMGNNLALDIAPHRSFPLQGLPGPTPLISDTPLSIYAYEPIGSWDNIMHYMPCITDLYVLYEKLVLCESVIVIAKSPQLASEAVSSLVDLICPVPYAGVVKPYMTMQANFKSIGIDGGTPISFVIGITNPFLLKRIVAAAEASHKARPHILYLQNFDGPVPTRRHHSLHHKSSRNALLDLPGGGIEVHTPSKRFLKSDPTILSQIETLLKLGDQTRELGPIIRRHFAELTAQFIAPINRYLATSNVVTPGGMNRYASFSVPDFLSSVRKYGTSVNFRGNGPIQRHRARDGLYETFCRSPNFYSWLEMKISLENEASAGMLNTPVTSPVAST, encoded by the exons ATGGAGAAGTTCAAGAATAAGTTTCTGAGCTCCCATCGCCGCTCCCGGCGCGAGGAAGAGATGGAGAAGCTGCGGGAGCCGAAGATGTCGCCCATCGCAACAGGAGGCTTCAAGTACTGGGCCGTGGCCTT CATTGTTTGCAACTTCAATGTCGATATAGG CCCAGAAATCGAGATACTATACCCACCAGATGTCCCGTTCGCGACAGCCGATCTAAGCGCCATCTGCTTCAACAG TTTCCCTGAGCAGCAAAACACCGAGACCGCTGAGGATCTTGCCTACGACTTTGCCATTACCAACAACTCCCCTGACATCAAACTAACTTCGCCCAATGCCCCTCATGGTAGTTCTGATACTCTCTATGGCTCGTGCATCTTCCGCCAGGAGTTCGACGATACCATGAAAAGGAGTTTTAATCAAAGGACGCTGGTCTTGATCTCGCATCACAACTTCACCGCCTTCCACCATCGCCTCCTACGAAAGATGACAGAAACAGGCCATATCAGCGACCCATCGACCATAGAAGCGGCCTACTCACAAATGAATACATGGCACCCGCCGGCTTTGGGACATCACGACCTCCCGTTTATGGGAAACAACTTGGCATTGGACATTGCGCCTCATCGATCGTTCCCGTTGCAGGGCCTCCCAGGACCAACTCCTTTGATCTCAGACACACCCCTCTCCATTTATGCATATGAACCGATAGGCTCTTGGGACAACATCATGCACTACATGCCCTGCATCACTGACCTTTACGTGCTTTACGAAAAGCTAGTACTCTGTGAAAGCGTAATCGTCATTGCAAAGTCGCCTCAGCTAGCGAGTGAGGCTGTGTCTTCACTCGTCGATCTCATTTGCCCAGTACCATACGCTGGTGTGGTCAAGCCTTACATGACCATGCAGGCAAATTTCAAGAGCATTGGCATCGATGGCGGCACCCCGATATCTTTCGTTATCGGTATCACCAACCCATTCCTTCTAAAGCGTATCGTCGCTGCAGCAGAAGCCAGCCACAAGGCCAGACCGCACATACTGTACCTCCAGAACTTTGATGGTCCCGTACCGACGCGGCGCCACCACTCGCTACACCACAAGTCCAGTCGTAACGCATTGCTAGATCTACCCGGCGGCGGAATTGAAGTCCACACACCGTCCAAACGCTTCCTCAAATCTGATCCTACCATTCTCTCGCAAATCGAAACTCTGCTCAAGCTCGGCGATCAAACGCGTGAGCTGGGCCCCATCATTCGACGTCACTTTGCCGAACTCACTGCACAATTCATCGCGCCCATCAATCGCTACCTTGCCACATCAAACGTCGTAACACCTGGCGGAATGAACCGTTACGCGAGTTTCAGTGTACCGGATTTCCTGAGTAGTGTAAGGAAATACGGCACCAGCGTCAACTTCCGCGGGAATGGGCCGATCCAGCGACACAGAGCAAGGGACGGGTTATACGAGACGTTTTGCAGATCTCCCAACTTCTACTCGTGGCTGGAGATGAAGATTTCGCTCGAGAATGAGGCATCGGCGGGAATGTTGAACACACCTGTTACATCCCCGGTTGCCAGCACTTGA
- a CDS encoding vacuole-associated enzyme activator complex component (Vac14), translating into MDANITKALNDKLYDKRKSGALELEGLIRDALAVQDHDRIAKIVHQLCHEYAYAVHQPHARNGGLIGLAAASIALGPEVARYLEEIVPPVLACFSDQDARVRYYACESMYNIAKVAKGEILVYFNQVFDALCKMAADSELSVKNGAELLDRLIKDIVSESAASYVSVLHTSPDQQDPNDEPHPYAFSLERFLPLLEERINVLNPYTRSFLVAWITLLDSIPDLELIAHLPRFLGGLFKFLSDSNTDVYTMTQAALDRFLSEIKKIARIKKGIADSKRSNSKDERRHSADSLHSASEATDTTPMEPLDSMDDRNDMSGESASVSEDSDKSVTGDENWIPGQDVHVDHPKILEILVDFLVPPPGKSSAYGAMATQLTLTDTEEEQTEIVLTALRWIDNLFDICPEDIMPFVPSLLSHVLPRMSHEVDTVRKAAVKVNAALMDYILSLSDDNRLRDGAGSGQIQLPPSLSELGKELTGTQRRDSNLSGRLLKAVIRDQANKAESPDGKATRSSTPAEAEERGPSPRPIPELDYQAAVSALTLQFLNEHEATRVAAIAWLIMLHRMAPGRILTVDDGTFPALLKTLSDPSDAVVTRDLLLLSQISLHSDDTYFTSFMVNLLKLFCTDRRLLETRGNLIIRQLCLTLSAERIYRTMADCLAKDEDVEFASIMVQNLNNNLITAPELADLRRRLRNLDNRDGQSFFVTLFKAWCHNAVATFSLCLLAQAYEQAYHLLQVFADLEMTVNMLIQIDKLVQLLESPVFTYLRMQLLEPERYPYLYKCMYGLLMLLPQSSAFAALKNRLNSVSAIGYLHIAPQRSSSTYVHPSSSSPTLNHLRQKSSEIGSNSSSGSGMTSSGGPNIPTFERPGRLKPRDGLGGADAGGTVKWSELLDRFKQTQEKARRSQRMASLGEEEEIQEKMGPTVPTPSAPPKSVAGLRPGSPAGAMRPPPVPAPVGPVPGHKPRSSLSNLGRFAGGVAGRRKDKK; encoded by the exons ATGGACGCCAATATCACTAAAGCGCTCAATGATAAGCTCTACGACAAGCGCAAGAGCGGAGCACTCGAGCTCGAAGGCCTCATCCGCGATGCCCTCGCCGTCCAGGACCACGATAGGATAGCCAAGATCGTGCACCAGCTCTGCCACGAGTACGCCTATGCCGTCCACCAGCCACATGCCCGCAACGGCGGCCTCATTGGCCTGGCCGCGGCCTCGATAGCCCTGGGACCT GAAGTCGCTCGCTATCTCGAAGAAATCGTTCCCCCAGTACTGGCCTGCTTCAGCGACCAAGATGCGCGTGTTAGGTACTACGCGTGCGAGAGCATGTACAACATCGCCAAAGTTGCAAAGGGTGAGATACTCGTCTACTTCAACCAGGTCTTTGACGCTCTGTGCAAG ATGGCCGCCGATTCGGAGCTCTCGGTCAAGAATGGCGCAGAGTTGCTCGACCGCCTGATCAAAGACATTGTATCCGAGTCTGCCGCTAGCTACGTCTCCGTACTACACACTTCGCCCGACCAGCAGGATCCCAATGACGAACCCCATCCCTACGCCTTCAGCCTCGAACGCTTCCTGCCCCTCCTCGAAGAGCGCATCAACGTCCTTAATCCGTACACACGCTCCTTCCTTGTGGCATGGATAACGCTGCTAGACTCCATACCCGATCTCGAGCTCATCGCCCATCTTCCTCGTTTCCTCGGCGGCCTGTTCAAGTTCCTGAGCGACAGCAACACCGACGTATATACCATGACACAGGCCGCGCTAGATAGATTTCTAAGTGAAATCAAGAAGATCGCACGCATCAAGAAGGGCATAGCCGATAGTAAGAGGAGCAACAGCAAAGACGAGCGTAGACACTCTGCCGATAGCCTACATAGTGCGAGTGAGGCGACAGACACTACGCCCATGGAGCCACTTGACTCCATGGACGACAGAAACGACATGAGCGGGGAAAGTGCGTCTGTCTCAGAGGACAGTGACAAGTCGGTCACTGGAGACGAGAACTGGATACCAGGCCAGGACGTGCATGTCGACCACCCCAAGATCCTGGAGATATTGGTCGACTTCCTGGTTCCTCCGCCAGGCAAGTCCTCAGCGTACGGTGCTATGGCAACACAGCTAACTCTAACAGACACCGAGGAGGAGCAAACCGAGATAGTGCTCACTGCTCTCCGTTGGATAGATAACTTGTTCGATATTTGCCCAGAAGACATTATGCCCTTCGTTCCGAGCCTCCTGTCGCACGTCTTGCCAAGAATGTCACACGAGGTCGACACGGTTCGCAAAGCGGCGGTCAAGGTCAACGCCGCGCTGATGGACTACATCCTGTCTCTGTCTGACGACAATCGCCTTCGGGATGGTGCCGGAAGCGGACAGATCCAACTCCCACCATCCCTGTCTGAGCTCGGTAAAGAGCTCACTGGCACACAGCGGCGCGATTCGAACTTGTCTGGCAGGTTGCTCAAGGCAGTCATTCGGGACCAAGCAAACAAAGCCGAATCGCCTGATGGCAAGGCCACGCGTTCCTCCACCCCAGCAGAGGCAGAGGAACGAGGTCCATCGCCACGCCCCATACCTGAGTTGGACTATCAAGCTGCCGTCAGTGCTCTGACGTTGCAGTTTTTGAACGAACACGAAGCCACCAGAGTCGCAGCTATAGCATGGCTGATTATGCTCCATAGGATGGCTCCTGGCAGA ATACTCACCGTCGACGATGGTACTTTTCCTGCACTCCTCAAGACGCTCTCCGACCCTTCAGATGCAGTTGTTACCCGCGACCTACTTCTGCTTTCTCAAATCTCATTACACAGCGATGATACCTACTTCACATCATTCATGGTTAACCTCCTGAAGCTGTTCTGCACTGATCGTAGGCTGCTCGAGACTCGTGGCAATCTCATTATCCGACAGTTATGTCTTACACTCAGCGCTGAGCGTATATATCGGACCATGGCCGACTGTCTCGCTAAGGATGAAGATGTAGAGTTTGCGAGCATAATGGTTCAGAATCTCAacaacaacctcatcacTGCGCCCGAACTGGCCGACCTACGGAGACGACTGAGGAATCTTGACAATAGG GACGGACAATCATTTTTTGTTACATTATTCAAGGCTTGGTGCCACAACGCCGTAGCGACCTTCTCACTATGTCTTCTAGCACAAGCTTACGAACAGGCATACCATTTGCTTCAGGTCTT CGCCGATCTTGAGATGACTGTCAACATGCTCATTCAGATCGATAAGCTCGTTCAACTTCTTGAATCACCAGTCTTTACCT ACCTCCGCATGCAACTCCTCGAGCCGGAAAGATACCCGTACCTGTACAAGTGCATGTACGGGCTACTCATGCTTCTCCCCCAATCCTCGGCCTTTGCAGCGCTTAAGAACCGCCTCAACAGCGTCTCGGCCATTGGCTACTTGCACATTGCGCCCCAGCGCAGCAGCTCGACGTATGTCCACCCCTCTTCTTCGTCCCCTACCCTAAACCACTTGCGGCAAAAAAGCTCAGAGATTGGGTCAAACAGTAGTAGCGGCAGCGGTATGACCTCGTCTGGAGGGCCTAATATCCCCACTTTTGAAAGGCCTGGCAGGCTGAAACCGAGAGATGGACTGGGTGGTGCAGATGCAGGTGGGACTGTCAAGTGGAGTGAGTTGCTAGATAGGTTCAAACAGACGCAAGAGAAGGCTCGACGCAGTCAGCGAATGGCTAGCTTGGGCGAGGAGGAGGAAATCCAGGAGAAGATGGGTCCGACGGTGCCAACGCCTTCTGCGCCGCCAAAAAGTGTTGCGGGGTTGAGGCCAGGGAGCCCAGCGGGGGCGATGAGACCGCCTCCTGTGCCAGCACCAGTGGGCCCAGTGCCGGGACATAAGCCAAGGTCTAGTCTAAGCAATCTGGGTAGATTTGCTGGTGGTGTTGCTGGACGGAGGAAGGACAAGAAGTAA